In the genome of Candida albicans SC5314 chromosome 6, complete sequence, the window GATGTATTCACCAATGTCAAATATTTGGGTAATCCAGTTGCCGTTATTTATGATAGTGATAATTTAACCACTCAAGAAATGCAAAAAATTGCTCGATGGACAAATTTATCAGAAACAACATTTATATTGACtccaaaatcatcaattgctGATTATAGTATTAGAATTTTCACTTCTGGTGGGAATGAATTACCATTTGCTGGTCATCCTACTTTAGGTACTGCATTTGCATTATTGGAAGATGGtaaaataaaaccaaatGACAATGGACAAATAATTCAAGAATGTGGTGCTGGATTAGTGAAAATATCCGTTGAAAAAACacctaataataatagtaataataataataataatagtaatgaGTTGCCGTTTTTGTTATCTTTTCAATTAccatatttcaaatttcatgaaattgatgacaAAGTAATTGAGGAATTACAACATTCATGGAATGGAACCAATATTATTGGTAAACCGGTACTTATTGATGCTGGTCCAAAATGGGCAGTTTTCCAACTTGGCTCCGGTAAAGAAGTATTAGACTTGAATGTTGATTTAGCACAAATTGAGCGATTAAGTTTAGAAAATGGTTGGACAGGAATTGGTGTCTTTGGAAAAcataatgaaaatggtgATTCGGTCGAATTGAGAAATATTGCTCCTGCTGTTGGAGTCGCTGAAGATCCTGCTTGCGGAAGTGGATCAGGTGCTATTGGAGCATATTTGGCAAATCACGTTTTCAatgaaaaggaaaaatttacaattgatatttctCAAGGTAAACCAATTGAAAGAGGTGCTAAGATTCAAGTTAAAGTTAATCGTCTTAGCACCAAAAATGGTGATTTATCTATTCATGTTGGTGGTCATGCCATCACTTGTTTCGAAGGTACTTATTCTATTTAAAACTTGATATAATTCTTGAGTTATATCTAATTTATCTAATTCACTTGTCCCTGGAGTAGTTTGATCTAATTGatgtaatttatttaataaatcacgTTCTAAATCAGTTTGTTTagataaatcatttaataaatcattttcaGCATTAAGATAATTAAATTCTTCTAAATCATCGGTTTTAACCCCAAACTCATCACTCGTGGTATtaccaaatattttattatttatatctTCCCAATTaccatcaatatcattgttgtttgggtcttgttgttgtaaatttGCTTTTGCTTCAAGATATTCTTTAAACAATTTACGTTTTGTAACAATTTTTTGCACTCGactattcaattgattcataaataattgtttatctaaattattatcaccatcgccaccaccaccaccaccagaaTTGGGGGTATGgatatttattttgacaatttctggattaataaatttaattctCATCATggttaaatatttttcaatccattttattaaattcaaaaataaatgttgATCATCtttaatatatattttatgAATAAATTCCCAAATAACATTTTCATGACGatctaataaatttttcaatttattaaaaatttcaaatgaatttaaataataaatttcttcattattaattttcGTTACggtttcaattaaatcatcaataaatttttgtaaacCTCTAAAAGCTAAATGAACATCACTTTTAGTGAAAATTGTCATTAATGGttgataaaa includes:
- a CDS encoding uncharacterized protein (Stationary phase enriched protein; Gcn4-regulated; induced by amino acid starvation (3-AT), benomyl or in azole-resistant strain that overexpresses MDR1; flow model biofilm induced; rat catheter biofilm repressed; overlaps orf19.5621), with translation MPRIKQVDVFTNVKYLGNPVAVIYDSDNLTTQEMQKIARWTNLSETTFILTPKSSIADYSIRIFTSGGNELPFAGHPTLGTAFALLEDGKIKPNDNGQIIQECGAGLVKISVEKTPNNNSNNNNNNSNELPFLLSFQLPYFKFHEIDDKVIEELQHSWNGTNIIGKPVLIDAGPKWAVFQLGSGKEVLDLNVDLAQIERLSLENGWTGIGVFGKHNENGDSVELRNIAPAVGVAEDPACGSGSGAIGAYLANHVFNEKEKFTIDISQGKPIERGAKIQVKVNRLSTKNGDLSIHVGGHAITCFEGTYSI